In Apilactobacillus bombintestini, one genomic interval encodes:
- the cas1 gene encoding type II CRISPR-associated endonuclease Cas1, which translates to MGFRNIFIENPTKISNKLNQLVILQRETFTIPIDDINSIIIDNKTCSITSSTLAKCSENNVAVFFCNDKHIPCSILLPYENYYYKLPILKSQFKMGNRLKGRLWQKIIKSKIQNQANNLSGNDYKELIVLKKSVTEYDNTYCEANAARIYFKSLFGDNFNRRDDDNLVNGSLNYGYAIVRGIICRCISACGLEPSLAIFHHNKLNAFNLSDDLIEPFRGLIDNWIINRCLSKKTIDKDEILKILFCDIKINGNYQSLSNAVKIFVNSYKECCISSSPSKLLLPNEIKLREHEYE; encoded by the coding sequence ATGGGGTTTAGAAATATATTCATTGAAAATCCTACTAAAATCAGCAATAAACTTAATCAGTTAGTTATCCTACAAAGAGAAACATTTACTATTCCAATTGATGACATTAATTCTATAATTATAGATAATAAGACGTGTTCTATAACATCGTCTACACTTGCTAAATGTTCTGAAAATAATGTAGCTGTATTTTTCTGTAATGATAAGCATATTCCCTGTTCTATATTGTTGCCTTATGAAAATTATTATTATAAGCTTCCCATTTTAAAATCACAATTTAAAATGGGTAATAGATTAAAGGGTAGATTGTGGCAAAAAATAATAAAGTCTAAAATTCAAAATCAAGCTAATAATCTTAGTGGTAATGATTATAAAGAATTAATTGTCTTGAAAAAATCCGTAACTGAATATGATAATACTTATTGTGAGGCAAATGCTGCACGCATTTACTTTAAATCATTATTTGGAGACAACTTCAATCGTCGCGATGATGATAATTTAGTTAATGGCTCTCTAAACTATGGATATGCCATCGTCCGAGGCATTATATGTAGATGCATAAGTGCATGTGGATTAGAACCATCTCTAGCTATTTTTCATCATAATAAATTAAATGCTTTTAATTTATCAGATGATTTAATTGAACCTTTTCGTGGATTAATTGATAATTGGATCATTAATCGATGTTTATCCAAAAAAACAATAGATAAAGATGAAATTCTTAAAATCTTATTTTGCGACATCAAAATAAATGGCAATTATCAATCGTTATCTAATGCTGTTAAAATATTTGTTAATTCTTATAAAGAGTGTTGTATATCTTCATCCCCTTCAAAACTGCTTTTACCTAATGAGATAAAACTAAGAGAACATGAATACGAATAA
- the cas2 gene encoding CRISPR-associated endonuclease Cas2: MRLIVMFDLPVVEKEDRRNAAHFRQFLIKNGYIMLQYSVYYRIVNGLDMAKKHEKKLKNVVPHKGSIRVLRITEKQFNSMKILAGYKSDNENKINSNLLTKF; this comes from the coding sequence ATGCGATTAATTGTAATGTTTGATTTACCCGTAGTTGAAAAAGAAGATAGGAGAAATGCAGCACACTTCAGACAATTCTTAATAAAGAATGGATACATCATGCTTCAATATTCAGTGTATTATAGAATCGTTAATGGTTTAGACATGGCTAAGAAACATGAGAAAAAGCTTAAGAATGTAGTCCCACATAAGGGATCAATCAGAGTATTAAGAATTACAGAAAAGCAATTTAACAGTATGAAAATTCTTGCTGGATATAAATCCGACAATGAAAATAAAATAAACTCTAATCTTTTGACCAAATTTTAG
- a CDS encoding sigma-70 family RNA polymerase sigma factor: MNEPDLNDGFAYLMQSDHRAVVYGVLKRLNVRPYHDYYEDLKQEGFIKFAQKYNQYDGEDKEKQRLAYIYQGVYWHLLDLLRHDSRDRQRNLAVMDNDDMDWQDCLRDPERFVENVDGAMLLTQLWKICDEKQRRYIRGSFELGMTVTEIARHWQVSRKTVYQWKQEVREKMKKVGNTFTR; the protein is encoded by the coding sequence ATGAATGAACCAGATTTAAATGACGGCTTTGCTTACTTAATGCAAAGCGATCATCGCGCAGTGGTATATGGAGTGTTGAAACGTCTAAACGTTCGTCCTTATCACGACTATTATGAAGATTTAAAACAAGAAGGCTTTATTAAATTTGCCCAAAAATATAACCAATATGATGGTGAAGACAAAGAAAAACAACGCTTAGCCTATATTTATCAAGGCGTTTATTGGCATTTACTCGATCTTTTGCGCCACGATAGCCGTGACCGCCAACGCAATTTAGCGGTGATGGATAATGATGACATGGATTGGCAAGATTGTCTAAGAGACCCTGAGCGTTTCGTGGAAAATGTCGACGGAGCAATGTTATTAACCCAGCTATGGAAGATATGTGATGAAAAGCAACGTCGCTATATTCGTGGTAGTTTTGAACTGGGGATGACTGTTACCGAGATTGCGCGCCACTGGCAGGTGTCACGCAAGACCGTTTACCAATGGAAACAAGAAGTACGAGAAAAAATGAAAAAAGTGGGTAACACTTTTACTCGCTAA
- a CDS encoding class IIb bacteriocin, lactobin A/cerein 7B family, which produces MKISINNFKNINENALSEINGGIAPLLIAGGMILAGGGSFVAGYGLSRWLG; this is translated from the coding sequence ATGAAAATATCAATTAACAATTTCAAGAATATAAACGAAAATGCATTATCAGAAATTAATGGGGGTATTGCTCCACTTTTAATTGCGGGAGGAATGATTCTAGCTGGCGGTGGTAGCTTTGTAGCTGGCTATGGATTGTCTAGATGGTTGGGATAA
- a CDS encoding DUF2922 domain-containing protein: protein MKKLVLTFKSDDGKNKKLNLNYVEGSVDREQVMGYMNRLASLNIFQNENGSLYRVPVAAKVVDTNTNSLFDTRKEDIQK from the coding sequence ATGAAAAAACTAGTACTAACTTTCAAAAGTGATGACGGTAAGAACAAGAAGTTAAACCTAAACTATGTAGAAGGCTCAGTCGATAGAGAACAAGTGATGGGTTACATGAACCGTCTTGCTTCTCTAAACATCTTCCAAAATGAAAATGGTAGTTTATACCGTGTGCCGGTAGCTGCCAAGGTGGTAGATACTAATACCAATTCATTATTCGATACTAGAAAAGAAGACATTCAAAAATAA